A single genomic interval of Pyrus communis chromosome 5, drPyrComm1.1, whole genome shotgun sequence harbors:
- the LOC137735389 gene encoding glyoxylate/hydroxypyruvate reductase HPR3-like gives MAQDNDNHTESQLPQVLVLRQPGCWTMLESNYSHKFNFLKAWDSPLPQDQFLAGHAGSVQALLSSSIGPPITANILGMLPSLKVIVTTSAGLDHVDLPKCRERGVVVASAPKVHTHDVADLAVGLFLDVMRKISAGDRYVRDRLWASRGEFSLVSKIGGKRVGIVGLGNIGLEVAKKLEAFGCSILYNSRKEKPFVPYPFYSNICELALNSDALIICCALTAETHHLINNKVLLALGRDGIIVNVGRGAIIDEKEMVQCLVKGEIGGAGLDVFENEPQVPKELFPLDNVVLSPHNGPCTPEYFMDLCELVAGNLAAFFSNRPLLSPALDN, from the exons atggcACAGGACAATGATAACCACACTGAAAGTCAACTCCCACAAGTCCTGGTACTTCGGCAACCGGGATGCTGGACTATGTTGGAGTCCAACTACTCCCACAAGTTCAACTTCCTCAAAGCTTGGGACTCCCCACTTCCCCAGGACCAGTTCCTGGCCGGACATGCAGGCTCAGTCCAGGCCTTGCTGTCCTCCAGTATTGGGCCTCCGATAACTGCCAACATCCTCGGAATGCTGCCCTCCTTGAAGGTCATTGTCACCACCAGTGCAGGTCTCGACCACGTTGACCTGCCGAAGTGTCGAGAGCGGGGGGTTGTCGTTGCCAGTGCCCCTAAAGTCCATACTCACGATGTTGCTGATCTGGCTGTGGGGTTGTTTCTTGATGTAATGAGGAAAATTTCTGCCGGGGATCGGTATGTTAGAGATCGGCTTTGGGCTAGCAGAGGAGAGTTTTCTCTCGTTTCTAAG ATAGGAGGAAAGAGAGTCGGGATTGTTGGACTGGGAAACATTGGCTTAGAAGTTGCTAAAAAACTTGAGGCCTTTGGCTGCAGTATCTTGTACAACTCAAGGAAGGAGAAACCATTTGTTCCATACCCTTTCTATTCAAATATTTGCGAACTTGCATTGAATAGTGATGCACTTATCATTTGTTGTGCATTGACTGCTGAAACCCACCACTTGATCAACAACAAAGTCTTGCTTGCATTGGGAAGAGATGGAATAATTGTGAATGTAGGACGGGGAGCTATTATCGATGAGAAGGAAATGGTGCAGTGTTTGGTGAAGGGAGAAATTGGGGGTGCTGGTTTGGATGTGTTTGAGAACGAGCCTCAAGTTCCTAAAGAGCTCTTTCCATTGGATAATGTTGTGCTCTCACCGCATAATGGTCCTTGCACACCAGAATATTTCATGGATTTGTGTGAACTTGTAGCTGGGAATTTAGCAGCATTCTTCTCAAATAGACCGTTGCTTTCTCCAGCTTTGGATAATTAA